A window of Chryseobacterium viscerum genomic DNA:
ATAAAACACAAGAATAATTAAAAATATAAACAATTAAAGAATAATTAAATAAAAAAAAATCAAAATATTGTAATTAATCAATATATAATAAAGGGTAATAAAAAAATAAGCCCCCATTTCTGGGGGCTTATTCTATTTGAAATTTAGTTAATCTATTCTTTAATAAATTTCTTCTGAACAGTTTTACCGTTATCATCGATATCGATTACATAAACACCGTTAATCAATCTGCTTACGTTGATTTGGTTGTTGAGTAAGATACCATCTCCGATTACCTGTCCGGCAGCATTGTAGATCTTATATTTAGCTCTCTTGCTGATATTTTTCACAAACAATATTGAGCTTACCGGGTTAGGATAAATCATAATACCTGTCTGATCAATTGGATTAGCA
This region includes:
- a CDS encoding T9SS type A sorting domain-containing protein, producing ANPIDQTGIMIYPNPVSSILFVKNISKRAKYKIYNAAGQVIGDGILLNNQINVSRLINGVYVIDIDDNGKTVQKKFIKE